A window of Spiroplasma syrphidicola EA-1 contains these coding sequences:
- a CDS encoding DUF262 domain-containing protein — translation MKLNDPKKYSLSELFKNFNYKIINIPPYQRKYSWGMDQWSKLTDNIDELLQELIDNVDKDINDIYYMGTLIFHNDNNKGEINIVDGQQRIVTYLILTSAFYDFYYNKIYLTADEEDKNHLVKQAFENILFLPPQKIYEKNKNRVKTHRIKLHEKDMNIYKSVISNENKYSNFKLSKAKVFFNNWLNEKNKEELEVLTQILLEKLNIILITINEIEDVFVLFESINDTGLKLTVADLLKNLLIRSYQKYEVDQQKLDNFASDWSIKIEEPLGTNIDKFLLHYFISKYGKNPQKEIFPEESVSIKNLFKFYKSAINDIDNNLTDWLQDFYDAAKFYSAIINKNNIYSDEIINNFSAAKKTFNLLNDFKTLRIQQIYPFILSLKPYKFTKNTEFENTNKDLTILLNYLFRTIIIKGKSPSHVEREIYELVEKNIEGKSINLESKPFIVKESLEIADFANLLWKNAFESYRLKYIQTKYCDNIIPHGVNLDSNLELEHIFPQNPSSEWKNDSDWKEVIENEELNEDILKCIGNSTLINPTKNKKAGNSIWEKKRQAYNQDKTWFCFESDETLKSLPIILKPKDIQQRSINIVEYLINNKVFAILENEKEISFDTDKNEFVTK, via the coding sequence ATGAAACTAAATGACCCAAAAAAATATTCACTTAGTGAGTTATTTAAAAATTTTAATTATAAGATTATTAATATTCCACCATATCAAAGAAAATATAGTTGAGGAATGGATCAATGATCCAAATTAACAGATAATATAGATGAATTATTACAAGAATTAATAGATAATGTTGATAAAGATATAAATGATATTTATTATATGGGAACATTAATTTTTCATAATGATAATAATAAAGGAGAGATTAATATTGTTGATGGTCAACAAAGAATAGTTACATACTTAATATTAACTTCTGCTTTTTATGACTTTTATTATAATAAAATATATTTAACTGCAGATGAAGAAGATAAAAATCATCTTGTTAAACAAGCGTTTGAAAATATTCTATTTTTACCTCCGCAGAAAATTTATGAAAAAAATAAGAATAGAGTAAAAACACATAGAATTAAATTACATGAAAAGGATATGAATATATATAAATCAGTAATTAGCAATGAAAATAAATATTCTAATTTTAAATTATCTAAAGCAAAAGTTTTTTTTAATAATTGATTAAATGAAAAAAATAAAGAAGAATTAGAAGTTTTAACACAAATTTTGCTTGAAAAATTAAATATTATTTTAATTACAATTAATGAAATAGAAGATGTATTTGTTTTGTTTGAATCAATCAATGATACAGGTTTAAAATTAACAGTGGCAGATTTATTGAAAAATTTATTAATTAGGAGTTATCAAAAATATGAAGTCGATCAGCAAAAACTAGATAATTTTGCGAGTGATTGATCAATAAAAATTGAGGAACCATTAGGAACTAATATAGATAAATTTCTTTTACATTATTTTATTTCAAAATATGGTAAAAATCCTCAAAAAGAAATTTTTCCTGAAGAATCTGTGAGCATAAAAAATTTATTTAAATTTTATAAAAGTGCAATAAATGATATTGATAATAATTTAACTGATTGATTACAAGATTTTTATGATGCCGCAAAATTTTATTCGGCTATTATCAATAAAAATAATATTTATTCAGACGAAATTATAAATAATTTTAGCGCGGCAAAAAAAACATTTAACTTGCTAAATGACTTTAAAACTTTAAGAATACAACAAATTTATCCATTTATTTTGTCTTTAAAACCTTATAAATTTACAAAAAACACAGAATTTGAAAATACTAATAAAGATTTAACTATCTTATTAAATTATTTATTTAGAACAATTATAATAAAAGGAAAATCACCATCTCATGTTGAACGAGAAATTTATGAGCTTGTTGAAAAAAATATTGAAGGAAAAAGTATTAATTTGGAATCAAAACCATTTATAGTCAAAGAATCATTAGAAATAGCTGACTTTGCGAATTTACTCTGAAAAAATGCATTTGAAAGTTACAGATTAAAATATATTCAAACAAAATATTGTGATAATATTATTCCTCATGGTGTTAATTTAGATAGCAATTTAGAATTAGAACATATTTTTCCTCAAAATCCTTCATCTGAATGGAAAAATGATTCTGATTGAAAAGAAGTAATTGAAAATGAAGAATTAAATGAGGATATTTTAAAGTGTATAGGTAATAGCACATTGATTAATCCAACTAAAAATAAAAAAGCAGGTAATAGTATATGAGAAAAGAAAAGACAGGCATATAATCAAGACAAAACA